A stretch of Nonomuraea africana DNA encodes these proteins:
- the ftsZ gene encoding cell division protein FtsZ, translated as MAAPQNYLAVIKVVGIGGGGVNAVNRMIEEGLKGVEFIAINTDAQALLMSDADVKLDVGRELTRGLGAGANPDVGRKAAEDHREEIEEVLKGADMVFVTAGEGGGTGTGGAPVVANIARSLGALTIGVVTRPFSFEGRRRAMQAEAGIETLRDEVDTLIVIPNDRLLSISDRQVSVLDAFKAADQVLLSGVQGITDLITTPGLINLDFADVKSVMSGAGSALMGIGHARGDDRSVAAAEMAVSSPLLEASIDGAHGVLLSIAGGSDLGLFEINEAAQLVSNAAAPDANIIFGTVIDDALGDEVRVTVIAAGFDEIAPVEKPALQQPRQQPRPAAAPSAVPPAAGPVRPAPAPAPSVKAEPPRPEPRPEPRPEVRPEPRPEPVRAVETPPPAPAPAPAPAAAVPTPVEEPPAPVSIPRPAPEVTNPPTPISSRMSEPARRRPVVFEEQEEELDVPDFLK; from the coding sequence GTGGCAGCACCGCAGAACTACCTCGCGGTCATCAAGGTCGTCGGCATTGGCGGCGGCGGAGTGAACGCCGTCAACCGGATGATCGAGGAGGGACTCAAGGGCGTCGAGTTCATCGCGATAAACACCGACGCCCAGGCGCTGCTGATGAGTGACGCCGACGTCAAACTCGACGTGGGCAGGGAGCTCACGCGCGGCCTCGGGGCCGGCGCCAATCCCGATGTCGGCCGCAAGGCGGCCGAGGACCACCGTGAGGAGATCGAGGAGGTCCTCAAGGGGGCCGACATGGTCTTCGTCACGGCGGGCGAGGGAGGTGGCACGGGCACCGGCGGCGCCCCCGTGGTGGCCAACATCGCCCGGTCTCTCGGTGCTCTGACCATAGGAGTCGTCACCAGGCCCTTCAGCTTCGAGGGCCGCCGCCGCGCCATGCAGGCAGAGGCGGGAATCGAGACCCTGCGCGACGAGGTCGACACCCTCATCGTGATCCCCAACGACCGGCTGCTGTCGATCTCCGACAGGCAGGTCAGCGTCCTCGACGCCTTCAAGGCGGCCGACCAGGTGCTGCTGTCCGGTGTCCAGGGCATCACCGACCTGATCACCACGCCCGGTCTGATCAACCTCGACTTCGCCGACGTCAAGTCGGTCATGTCGGGCGCGGGCTCGGCGCTGATGGGCATCGGCCACGCCAGGGGCGACGACCGCTCGGTCGCCGCCGCCGAGATGGCCGTCTCCAGCCCGCTGCTGGAGGCCTCGATCGACGGCGCGCACGGCGTGCTGCTGTCGATCGCGGGCGGGTCCGACCTCGGTCTGTTCGAGATCAACGAGGCGGCGCAGCTCGTCTCGAACGCCGCGGCGCCCGACGCCAACATCATCTTCGGTACGGTCATCGACGACGCCCTCGGCGACGAGGTCAGGGTCACGGTGATCGCCGCCGGGTTCGACGAGATCGCTCCCGTCGAGAAGCCCGCGCTGCAGCAGCCGCGTCAGCAGCCCAGACCCGCCGCCGCGCCGTCGGCGGTTCCCCCGGCCGCCGGGCCCGTACGCCCCGCGCCCGCCCCGGCGCCCAGCGTGAAGGCCGAGCCGCCGAGGCCGGAGCCGCGTCCCGAGCCCCGCCCCGAGGTGCGGCCTGAGCCGCGCCCCGAGCCGGTGCGGGCCGTCGAGACGCCCCCGCCCGCGCCGGCACCCGCGCCCGCACCCGCGGCCGCCGTGCCCACGCCGGTCGAGGAGCCGCCCGCGCCCGTGTCGATCCCGCGGCCGGCGCCCGAGGTGACCAACCCGCCCACCCCGATCTCCTCCCGCATGTCGGAGCCCGCCAGGCGGCGCCCCGTGGTCTTCGAGGAGCAAGAAGAAGAGCTGGACGTGCCCGACTTCCTGAAGTGA
- a CDS encoding cell division protein FtsQ/DivIB yields MKARQAFVALLTAGVVGSTVWLVFFSPVLGVRSVEIVGNLTVPADQIKKQAGVAELHPLATVDLGEVEGRVLAIRQLASARVERAWPSTLKILVVERKPVAVVPVGDKAALIDRGGVVTEVRASAPPELPVLRVDRPGPGDPATVAAIKVIGGLPEELLMKIDEVRATSPEGISFRLTNGRTVVWGGADRGEDKARVLEALLPRTAKVYDVSSPDVVSMK; encoded by the coding sequence GTGAAAGCCCGGCAGGCGTTCGTGGCGCTGCTCACCGCCGGTGTGGTGGGCAGCACGGTGTGGCTGGTGTTCTTCTCGCCGGTCCTGGGCGTCAGATCGGTGGAGATCGTGGGAAATCTCACAGTGCCGGCCGACCAGATCAAGAAGCAGGCCGGCGTGGCCGAGCTGCACCCGCTGGCCACCGTCGACCTCGGCGAGGTCGAGGGCAGGGTGCTGGCGATCAGGCAGCTCGCCTCGGCCAGGGTCGAGCGCGCGTGGCCGAGCACACTCAAGATCCTGGTGGTCGAGCGCAAGCCGGTCGCGGTCGTCCCCGTCGGCGACAAGGCGGCGCTGATCGACCGCGGCGGCGTGGTGACCGAGGTGCGCGCGAGCGCGCCGCCCGAGCTTCCGGTGCTGCGGGTGGACCGGCCAGGACCCGGCGACCCCGCGACGGTGGCCGCCATCAAGGTCATCGGCGGGCTGCCCGAAGAGTTGCTCATGAAGATCGACGAGGTGCGCGCCACCTCGCCCGAGGGCATCTCCTTCCGGCTGACCAACGGACGCACGGTCGTGTGGGGCGGCGCCGACAGGGGCGAGGACAAGGCTCGCGTCCTCGAGGCGCTGCTCCCGCGCACGGCAAAGGTTTACGACGTCAGTTCGCCCGACGTCGTCTCCATGAAATGA
- a CDS encoding YggT family protein: MGIVGEILVVVLSLYLVLLIGRMIFETVQAFARQWRPSGFVLVLAEATYTATDPPLKFLRRFIPPLRLGTVAFDLSFTVLFIVVLVMIQLVSAL, translated from the coding sequence GTGGGGATCGTTGGCGAGATCTTGGTCGTTGTCCTGTCTCTCTATCTGGTGTTGCTCATCGGCAGAATGATCTTCGAGACGGTGCAGGCGTTCGCCCGGCAGTGGCGGCCTTCCGGGTTCGTTCTGGTGCTGGCGGAAGCCACATACACCGCAACAGACCCACCTCTCAAGTTTCTCCGCCGTTTCATTCCTCCCCTCCGGTTGGGTACGGTGGCCTTTGACCTAAGCTTCACAGTGCTCTTCATTGTGGTCTTGGTCATGATCCAACTCGTGTCCGCGCTGTAG
- the mraY gene encoding phospho-N-acetylmuramoyl-pentapeptide-transferase — protein sequence MTNIIIAGAVGLILSMLGTPLAIRLFSRRGYGQEVRDDGPSAHLSKKGTPTMGGTVFVLAALLAYAASHLATLEPPTISGMLVLFLMAGLGAVGFLDDFIKIYKQRSLGLRSGAKALGQLVVGAVFAVLVVRFPNVYGITPAQTKMSFLRDFGPSIGIILFTAWVLIMIVGFSNAVNLTDGLDGLASGATATVLGAYVLIGNWQLRNNCIDNLGPNCYWVRDPLDLAVVAAAVLGGLIGFLWWNAPPARIFMGDTGSLALGGVLAGLAITTRTQWLLVILAGLCVIITLSVIIQVGFFKMTGKRVFRMAPLQHHFELKGWAETTIVIRFWLIAGLCAAVGLGLFYVEWMPKP from the coding sequence GTGACCAACATCATCATCGCCGGTGCGGTGGGCCTGATCCTCTCGATGCTCGGCACCCCCCTGGCGATCAGGCTCTTCTCCCGGCGGGGCTACGGGCAGGAGGTCCGCGACGACGGCCCTTCGGCGCACCTCAGCAAGAAGGGCACGCCCACGATGGGCGGCACCGTCTTCGTGCTGGCGGCGCTGCTGGCCTACGCCGCCTCCCACCTGGCCACCCTCGAACCGCCGACCATCTCGGGAATGCTGGTGCTGTTCCTGATGGCCGGCCTGGGGGCGGTGGGCTTCCTCGACGACTTCATCAAGATCTACAAGCAGCGCAGCCTCGGCCTGCGCAGCGGTGCCAAGGCGCTCGGCCAGCTCGTCGTGGGCGCGGTCTTCGCGGTCCTGGTCGTGCGTTTCCCCAACGTCTACGGCATCACACCGGCGCAGACCAAGATGTCCTTCCTGCGCGACTTCGGCCCCTCGATCGGCATCATCCTGTTCACCGCATGGGTCCTCATCATGATCGTGGGCTTCTCCAACGCGGTGAACCTGACCGACGGCCTCGACGGCCTGGCCTCGGGCGCGACCGCCACCGTCCTGGGCGCCTACGTGCTGATCGGCAACTGGCAGCTGCGCAACAACTGCATCGACAACCTCGGCCCCAACTGCTACTGGGTGCGCGACCCTCTCGACCTCGCGGTGGTCGCCGCCGCCGTGCTCGGCGGGCTCATCGGCTTCCTGTGGTGGAACGCCCCGCCCGCCCGCATCTTCATGGGCGACACCGGCTCGCTGGCGCTGGGCGGTGTGCTGGCCGGACTGGCCATCACTACCCGCACGCAGTGGCTGCTGGTCATCCTGGCCGGTCTTTGCGTCATCATCACGCTGTCAGTGATCATCCAGGTCGGCTTCTTCAAGATGACCGGCAAACGGGTGTTCCGCATGGCTCCGCTGCAGCACCACTTCGAGCTGAAAGGCTGGGCGGAGACCACGATCGTGATCAGGTTCTGGCTGATCGCGGGGCTCTGCGCGGCCGTGGGCCTCGGTCTGTTCTACGTGGAGTGGATGCCCAAGCCATGA
- the murG gene encoding undecaprenyldiphospho-muramoylpentapeptide beta-N-acetylglucosaminyltransferase, which yields MRVVLAGGGTAGHIEPALALGDALRRLEPGIGVTCLGTERGLETRLVPARGYELQLVPAVPLPRALTPQLLTVPGRLAGAINAAAAIMDRTRADILVGFGGYVATPAYLAARRRGLPIVVHEANARPGLANRLGARLTDHVFTGHPQSSMSKAEYIGIPLRRDIVQLDRLSMGDKARSWFGLRTDLPTLLVFGGSQGARSLNQAALAAGPALRRAGVQVLHVLGPKNTLAEEPPPGDPQYVVLPYVDRMDLAYAAADFALCRSGAMTCAELTAVGLPAAYVPLPHGNGEQGLNATPIAQRGGGLVIDDSDLSPDWIIQNVLPILRDPERVATMSEAAAAMGRRDADVALARKVLEIAGGRS from the coding sequence ATGAGGGTGGTCCTCGCCGGTGGCGGGACGGCCGGTCACATCGAACCGGCTCTGGCCCTGGGTGACGCGCTGCGCAGGCTGGAGCCCGGCATCGGCGTGACCTGCCTCGGCACCGAGCGCGGCCTGGAGACCAGGCTGGTGCCCGCCAGGGGGTACGAGCTGCAGCTCGTGCCCGCCGTACCGCTCCCGAGGGCGCTCACGCCGCAGCTGCTGACCGTTCCCGGACGGCTGGCGGGCGCCATCAACGCCGCAGCGGCCATCATGGACAGGACGCGCGCCGACATCCTGGTCGGCTTCGGCGGTTACGTCGCCACCCCCGCCTACCTGGCGGCCAGGCGGCGAGGGCTGCCGATCGTCGTCCACGAGGCCAACGCCCGGCCGGGGCTGGCCAACAGGCTCGGCGCGCGCCTGACCGACCACGTCTTCACCGGGCACCCGCAGAGCTCCATGTCCAAGGCCGAGTACATCGGCATCCCGCTGCGCAGGGACATCGTCCAGCTCGACAGGCTGTCGATGGGCGACAAGGCCCGCTCGTGGTTCGGCCTGCGCACCGACCTGCCGACGCTGCTGGTCTTCGGCGGGTCGCAGGGGGCCCGCTCGCTCAACCAGGCCGCGCTGGCCGCCGGGCCCGCGCTGCGCAGGGCGGGCGTGCAGGTCCTCCACGTGCTCGGCCCGAAGAACACCCTGGCAGAGGAGCCGCCTCCGGGCGACCCGCAGTACGTCGTGCTGCCCTACGTCGACCGCATGGACCTCGCCTACGCCGCCGCCGACTTCGCCCTGTGCCGCAGCGGGGCGATGACGTGCGCCGAGCTGACCGCCGTCGGCCTGCCCGCCGCGTACGTGCCGCTGCCGCACGGCAACGGCGAGCAGGGGCTCAACGCCACGCCGATCGCGCAGCGCGGCGGCGGGCTCGTGATCGACGACTCCGACCTTTCACCTGATTGGATCATCCAGAACGTGCTGCCCATCCTCCGCGACCCCGAGCGGGTCGCCACCATGTCGGAGGCCGCCGCCGCGATGGGACGCAGGGACGCCGACGTCGCCCTCGCCCGCAAGGTGCTCGAGATCGCGGGAGGCCGCTCATGA
- the ftsW gene encoding putative lipid II flippase FtsW, translating to MSTAAESPVEGPTGWAKEQAAALKELLDRPLTTYYLIIGCSALLLALGLMMVLSASSIEALQKTGDPFYWFVKQSMSAALGVPVMWVCSRLPHRFFRWAGYPLMALSIIGLGIVIFAGESQLGAQRWIDLGPIYLQPSEPAKLGLALWGADLLARKARGGRIEWRNLLIPLLPGTAILAVMVMLGRDLGTTLVLMLIFLSLLWVVGAPLKLFGGIIAMMTVAVIFMITTEGYRSDRITGWLDPWGHAQGAGYQAVQGQIAMGSGGWFGLGLGSSRQKWSWIPHAESDFIFSILGEELGLMGTLSVIALFGLLGYAGLRVAMRVSDAFIRLAASAIVAWVAGQAIVNIGAVIGVLPITGIPLPLVSYGGSALLPTLAALGMLLSFAKREPGAREALAARGPGPAARALSWLGLGGAQRGRPRRLTRNVPTGRVGPDAER from the coding sequence GTGAGCACCGCGGCCGAGAGCCCGGTCGAGGGCCCCACCGGCTGGGCCAAGGAGCAGGCCGCCGCGCTCAAGGAGTTGCTCGACCGGCCGCTGACCACCTACTACCTGATCATCGGGTGCAGCGCGCTGTTGCTGGCGCTCGGGCTCATGATGGTGCTCTCGGCCTCCAGCATCGAGGCCCTGCAGAAGACCGGCGACCCGTTCTACTGGTTCGTCAAGCAGTCGATGTCGGCCGCGCTCGGCGTGCCGGTGATGTGGGTCTGCTCGCGGCTGCCGCACCGCTTCTTCAGGTGGGCGGGCTACCCGCTCATGGCTCTGTCGATCATCGGCCTCGGCATCGTGATCTTCGCCGGCGAGTCGCAGCTCGGCGCCCAGCGCTGGATCGACCTCGGCCCCATCTACCTGCAGCCGTCCGAGCCCGCCAAGCTGGGCCTGGCGCTGTGGGGGGCCGACCTGCTGGCCCGCAAGGCGCGCGGCGGCCGGATCGAGTGGCGCAACCTGCTGATCCCGCTGCTGCCCGGCACCGCGATCCTGGCCGTCATGGTCATGCTCGGCCGCGACCTCGGCACCACGCTCGTGCTGATGCTGATCTTCCTGTCGCTGCTGTGGGTGGTGGGCGCGCCGCTCAAGCTGTTCGGCGGCATCATCGCGATGATGACGGTGGCGGTGATCTTCATGATCACCACGGAGGGCTACCGGTCCGACCGCATCACCGGCTGGCTCGACCCGTGGGGCCACGCCCAGGGCGCCGGCTACCAGGCCGTGCAGGGGCAGATCGCGATGGGCTCGGGCGGCTGGTTCGGGCTGGGCCTCGGCAGCAGCCGCCAGAAGTGGAGCTGGATCCCACATGCCGAGAGCGACTTCATCTTCTCCATCCTCGGCGAGGAGCTCGGGCTGATGGGCACGCTGTCGGTGATCGCGCTGTTCGGCCTGCTCGGCTACGCGGGCCTGCGCGTGGCGATGCGCGTCAGCGACGCCTTCATCAGGCTGGCCGCCTCCGCGATCGTCGCCTGGGTGGCCGGACAGGCCATCGTCAACATCGGCGCGGTCATCGGCGTGCTGCCCATCACGGGCATCCCGCTGCCCCTGGTCTCCTACGGAGGTTCGGCGCTGTTGCCGACGCTCGCCGCGCTTGGCATGTTGTTGTCATTCGCCAAACGAGAACCCGGCGCCAGGGAGGCTCTGGCGGCGCGTGGCCCCGGACCGGCCGCGCGGGCTCTAAGCTGGCTGGGCCTGGGGGGAGCGCAACGGGGCCGACCGAGACGACTAACAAGGAACGTGCCTACTGGACGAGTCGGGCCAGATGCGGAACGTTAG
- a CDS encoding YggS family pyridoxal phosphate-dependent enzyme, with protein MDIARKQQIAAGLAEVETRISAACRAAGRSREEVTLIAVTKTYPAEDVRILAGLGVTEVGENRDQEAAEKARACADLPLTWHFVGQLQTNKVRSVVGYADLIHSVDRSRLVAAIGREAVRAGREIGCLVQVALDDDPGRGGARPADVPGLADEIAATEGVRLGGLMAVAPLGEEPGKAFARLRDLALAVQAGHPGATIISAGMSGDLAEAVAHGATHVRVGTALLGRRKPFVR; from the coding sequence GTGGACATAGCTCGCAAACAGCAGATCGCGGCCGGGCTGGCCGAGGTCGAGACGCGGATCTCCGCGGCCTGCCGGGCCGCGGGGCGCTCCCGCGAGGAGGTCACGCTGATCGCGGTGACCAAGACCTACCCGGCCGAGGACGTACGGATCCTGGCCGGGCTCGGCGTGACCGAGGTGGGCGAGAACCGCGACCAGGAGGCCGCGGAGAAGGCCCGCGCCTGCGCTGACCTGCCGCTCACGTGGCACTTCGTCGGTCAGCTCCAGACCAACAAGGTGCGCTCTGTGGTCGGGTACGCCGACCTGATCCACTCCGTCGACCGCTCCAGGCTGGTGGCGGCCATCGGACGCGAGGCCGTACGGGCCGGGCGGGAGATCGGCTGTCTCGTGCAGGTGGCGCTCGACGACGACCCGGGCCGCGGCGGGGCGCGCCCCGCCGACGTGCCGGGGCTGGCCGACGAGATCGCGGCGACGGAGGGCGTACGGCTCGGCGGGCTCATGGCCGTCGCGCCGCTCGGGGAGGAACCGGGCAAGGCGTTCGCGAGGCTGCGGGATCTGGCGCTGGCCGTACAGGCCGGGCATCCTGGTGCGACCATAATCTCGGCGGGGATGAGCGGCGATCTGGCCGAAGCCGTGGCGCACGGTGCGACACACGTGCGAGTCGGTACGGCGTTGCTCGGTCGCCGCAAGCCCTTCGTCAGGTAA
- a CDS encoding cell division protein SepF: MAGAMRKMAVYLGLVEDDRYERYEAYTDDDYDYEEESRRAEQDRPATAHDRDDDTDPGVPAPRPATTVLERRTTDLARITTLHPRTYNEARTIGEHFRDGTPVIMNLTEMVDSDAKRLVDFAAGLVFGLHGSIERVTNKVFLLSPANVEVTAEDKARIAERGFFNQS; the protein is encoded by the coding sequence ATGGCCGGCGCGATGCGCAAGATGGCGGTCTACCTCGGCCTCGTGGAGGACGACCGCTACGAGAGGTACGAGGCCTACACCGACGACGACTACGACTACGAGGAGGAGTCGCGTCGGGCCGAGCAGGACCGTCCCGCGACGGCGCACGACCGCGACGACGACACCGACCCCGGTGTCCCCGCGCCCAGACCGGCGACGACCGTGCTGGAGCGCCGCACGACCGACCTGGCGCGCATCACGACGCTGCACCCGCGGACCTACAACGAGGCGCGGACGATCGGTGAGCACTTCCGCGACGGCACCCCGGTCATCATGAACCTGACCGAGATGGTTGACAGCGATGCCAAGCGACTTGTCGATTTCGCGGCAGGTCTCGTCTTTGGCCTACACGGCAGCATCGAACGTGTTACCAACAAGGTGTTCCTGTTGTCCCCAGCCAATGTCGAGGTGACCGCCGAGGACAAGGCCCGAATCGCGGAACGCGGATTCTTCAACCAGAGTTAG
- the murD gene encoding UDP-N-acetylmuramoyl-L-alanine--D-glutamate ligase, protein MIVVAGLGVSGTAAARVLAERGERVVVLEGVEGERQRVVAAELAELGVEVRFGTMELPSGASALVTTGWAPHHPLIAAALAADVEVVGEVELAWRLRPERAAPWLALTGTNGKTTVVRMLTSMLLAAGHKALAVGNVGVPVVEAVSGPYDVLAVELSSFQLHWSSSLAPHAAAILNIAPDHLDWHGSLEEYARAKARVFERAGTVVYNADDPIAAALAEPYAGGVGFTLQVPRPGQVGVVEDLLVDRAYVADPVRQAEELATLDDVHPFAPHNVANALAAAALARAFGVPPEAVRQGLRDFVPDPHRMTHVGRVGEVDYIDDSKATNTHAAAASLAAYPSIVWIAGGQLKGLDVDDLVRQAAPRLRGVVLIGVDRARIAEALARHAPNVPVVDLADRDTGVMDRVVTEAARLAAPGDTVLLAPAAASLDMFANYPARGEAFALAVRKLREKA, encoded by the coding sequence ATGATCGTCGTAGCCGGACTCGGCGTCTCGGGAACCGCCGCCGCCAGGGTGCTGGCCGAGCGGGGCGAGCGCGTCGTCGTCCTCGAAGGCGTCGAGGGGGAGCGCCAGCGCGTCGTGGCGGCGGAGCTGGCCGAGCTCGGCGTCGAGGTGCGCTTCGGGACCATGGAGCTGCCCTCGGGAGCCTCCGCGCTGGTCACCACGGGCTGGGCGCCGCACCATCCGCTGATCGCCGCCGCCCTCGCGGCGGACGTCGAGGTGGTCGGCGAGGTCGAGCTGGCCTGGCGGCTGCGGCCCGAGCGGGCCGCGCCGTGGCTGGCGCTGACCGGCACCAACGGCAAGACCACCGTGGTACGGATGCTGACCTCGATGCTGCTGGCCGCGGGGCACAAGGCGCTGGCGGTGGGCAACGTCGGCGTGCCCGTGGTCGAAGCCGTGAGCGGCCCCTACGACGTGCTGGCCGTCGAGCTGTCCAGCTTCCAGCTCCACTGGTCGAGCAGCCTGGCGCCGCACGCCGCCGCCATCCTCAACATCGCGCCCGACCACCTCGACTGGCACGGATCCCTCGAGGAGTACGCCAGGGCGAAGGCTCGCGTCTTCGAGCGGGCCGGCACGGTGGTCTACAACGCCGACGACCCGATCGCCGCCGCGCTGGCCGAGCCGTACGCAGGGGGCGTGGGCTTCACCCTCCAGGTGCCGCGGCCCGGCCAGGTCGGCGTCGTGGAGGACCTGCTGGTGGACCGCGCCTACGTGGCCGACCCCGTACGGCAGGCGGAGGAGCTGGCCACGCTCGACGACGTGCACCCCTTCGCCCCGCACAACGTCGCCAACGCCCTGGCCGCCGCCGCGCTGGCCCGCGCCTTCGGCGTCCCTCCCGAGGCGGTACGGCAGGGCCTGCGAGACTTCGTGCCCGATCCGCACCGCATGACCCACGTCGGCAGGGTGGGCGAGGTCGACTACATCGACGACTCCAAGGCCACCAACACCCACGCGGCCGCGGCCTCGCTGGCCGCCTACCCCTCGATCGTCTGGATCGCGGGAGGGCAGCTGAAGGGCCTCGACGTCGACGACCTCGTCCGCCAGGCCGCGCCGAGGCTGCGCGGCGTGGTGCTCATCGGGGTCGACAGGGCGAGGATCGCCGAGGCACTCGCGCGACACGCGCCGAATGTCCCTGTGGTCGACCTGGCCGATCGAGACACTGGGGTGATGGACCGTGTCGTCACCGAAGCCGCCAGGCTCGCCGCCCCCGGGGACACCGTGCTGCTGGCTCCCGCCGCCGCCTCCCTCGACATGTTCGCGAACTACCCGGCTCGGGGGGAGGCCTTCGCGCTCGCCGTGAGGAAACTGAGGGAGAAGGCGTGA
- the murC gene encoding UDP-N-acetylmuramate--L-alanine ligase, which yields MSLVRLVAPVAAGELGRVHFIGIGGAGMSGIARILLKRGVKVSGSDARGSDMVTELRELGASVHIGHAASHIKNIDTVVVSTAIRDSNPELGEAIKQGLRIIPRAAALASVMAGRTGVAIAGTHGKTTTTSMLTVALQKCGADPSYCVGGQLVTTGLGADEGSGGVFVAEADESDGSFLMLAPDIAVVTNVEADHLDNYGDPRAVHDSFARFVERIGHTLVVCADDPGAAALIEPARGRGLRVVTYGEAEGADYRIADVRPDGFGVLFEVVGKGEVRLSVPGAHNALNATAVIAVADELGLPFEEIGEGLSAFTGAKRRFEAKGEAGGVAVFDSYAHHPTELAADLRAARDVVASYSGDGRVIAVFQPHLYSRTRFFADEFGAALGLADQAVVLDVYGAREDPEPGVSGAMVASRVPLPEAQVVYAPDKAAVPALVATLAKTGDIVLTMGAGDVTELGPKIVAELSAR from the coding sequence ATGAGCCTGGTACGGCTGGTCGCCCCCGTGGCGGCCGGCGAGCTCGGCAGGGTCCACTTCATCGGCATCGGCGGCGCCGGCATGTCCGGCATCGCGCGCATCCTGCTCAAGCGGGGCGTGAAGGTCTCCGGCAGCGACGCCCGCGGCTCCGACATGGTGACCGAGCTGCGTGAGCTCGGCGCCAGCGTGCACATCGGCCACGCCGCCTCGCACATCAAGAACATCGACACCGTGGTCGTCTCCACCGCCATCCGCGACTCCAACCCCGAGCTGGGCGAGGCGATCAAGCAGGGGCTGCGCATCATCCCGCGGGCCGCCGCGCTGGCCTCGGTCATGGCGGGGCGCACGGGTGTGGCGATCGCCGGCACCCACGGCAAGACCACCACCACCTCGATGCTGACGGTGGCGCTGCAGAAGTGCGGCGCCGACCCGTCCTACTGCGTGGGCGGCCAGCTCGTCACCACCGGGCTCGGCGCCGACGAGGGCTCGGGCGGGGTGTTCGTGGCCGAGGCCGACGAGAGCGACGGCTCCTTCCTCATGCTCGCGCCCGACATCGCGGTCGTCACCAACGTGGAGGCCGACCACCTCGACAACTACGGCGACCCGCGGGCCGTCCACGACAGCTTCGCCCGCTTCGTCGAGCGCATCGGGCACACGCTGGTGGTGTGCGCCGACGATCCCGGCGCCGCCGCGCTGATCGAGCCCGCGCGCGGACGCGGCCTTCGCGTGGTCACCTACGGCGAGGCCGAGGGCGCCGACTACCGGATCGCCGACGTGCGGCCCGACGGCTTCGGTGTGCTGTTCGAGGTGGTCGGCAAGGGCGAGGTGCGCCTGTCGGTCCCCGGCGCCCACAACGCGCTCAACGCCACCGCGGTCATCGCCGTGGCCGACGAGCTGGGTCTGCCGTTCGAGGAGATCGGGGAGGGCCTGTCGGCCTTCACAGGGGCCAAGCGGCGCTTCGAGGCCAAGGGCGAGGCGGGCGGCGTGGCGGTCTTCGACAGCTACGCCCACCACCCGACCGAGCTGGCCGCCGATCTGCGCGCCGCCCGCGACGTCGTCGCCTCCTACTCGGGCGACGGCCGGGTGATCGCGGTCTTCCAGCCGCATCTCTACTCCCGCACCAGGTTCTTCGCCGACGAGTTCGGCGCCGCGCTCGGGCTGGCCGACCAGGCCGTGGTGCTCGACGTCTACGGCGCGAGGGAGGACCCCGAGCCCGGCGTCTCCGGCGCCATGGTCGCCTCCCGCGTGCCACTCCCCGAGGCGCAGGTGGTCTACGCGCCCGACAAGGCGGCGGTGCCCGCCCTGGTGGCGACGCTGGCCAAGACCGGCGACATCGTCCTGACGATGGGGGCGGGGGACGTGACCGAGCTCGGGCCGAAGATCGTGGCGGAGCTGTCCGCGAGGTGA